Proteins encoded by one window of Arachis hypogaea cultivar Tifrunner chromosome 1, arahy.Tifrunner.gnm2.J5K5, whole genome shotgun sequence:
- the LOC112800865 gene encoding uncharacterized protein isoform X1 → MEKREPRRTSATTNPPKLVREKRRKGRCLASSPARLGAIAAGALSPELGSRCPCRQRERNNETPSVSVTLVRCEREGAAVSSIAAVRKWFRPPQMPLPERKLRLCVSSRREWLCGFRDHCQSSGLSFCHLRPCCRRRKTLPERVLIVVSVLFKFREYYSHCMLVSVVVIIICRRCRLKWLPGYHRTGPETATVSVQPSFLIFVLLWLLQKWLGAEVLVPVSSV, encoded by the exons ATGGAGAAGAGAGAGCCGCGCCGCACCTCAGCCACTACTAACCCACCGAAGCTGGTGCGTGAGAAGAGGAGAAAGGGACGCTGTCTTGCGTCGTCACCAGCACGGCTGGGCGCTATTGCTGCGGGCGCGCTATCGCCAGAGCTGGGTAGTCGTTGTCCTTGTCGGCAGCGAGAGAGAAACAACGAAACCCCCTCCGTTTCTGTTACCTTAGTCCGTTGTGAAAGGGAAGGCGCCGCCGTGTCTTCCATTGCCGCCGTCAGAAAATGGTTTAGGCCGCCGCAGATGCCACTACCGGAGAGGAAGTTGCGCCTCTGTGTTTCTAGCCGCCGGGAGTGGTTATGTGGCTTCCGAGATCACTGCCAGAGCTCCGGGCTGAGcttctgccacttgagaccctgCTGCCGTCGCCGAAAAACTTTGCCAGAAAGGGTTTTAATTGTGGTTTCTGTCCTTTTTAAATTCCGAGAATACTATAGTCACTGCATGTTGGTTTCAGTTGTCGTGATCATAATTTGTCGCCGCTGCCGCTTGAAGTGGCTGCCGGGCTACCATCGAACCGGCCCGGAAACCGCCactgtttcggttcagccgtcCTTTCTTATTTTCG tgttgctatggttattgcaaaagtggctgggagctgaggttttagtTCCCGTCAGTTCTGTTTGA
- the LOC112800865 gene encoding uncharacterized protein isoform X2 has product MEKREPRRTSATTNPPKLVREKRRKGRCLASSPARLGAIAAGALSPELGSRCPCRQRERNNETPSVSVTLVRCEREGAAVSSIAAVRKWFRPPQMPLPERKLRLCVSSRREWLCGFRDHCQSSGLSFCHLRPCCRRRKTLPERVLIVVSVLFKFREYYSHCMLVSVVVIIICRRCRLKWLPGYHRTGPETATVSVQPSFLIFGYGRRSHEEFI; this is encoded by the exons ATGGAGAAGAGAGAGCCGCGCCGCACCTCAGCCACTACTAACCCACCGAAGCTGGTGCGTGAGAAGAGGAGAAAGGGACGCTGTCTTGCGTCGTCACCAGCACGGCTGGGCGCTATTGCTGCGGGCGCGCTATCGCCAGAGCTGGGTAGTCGTTGTCCTTGTCGGCAGCGAGAGAGAAACAACGAAACCCCCTCCGTTTCTGTTACCTTAGTCCGTTGTGAAAGGGAAGGCGCCGCCGTGTCTTCCATTGCCGCCGTCAGAAAATGGTTTAGGCCGCCGCAGATGCCACTACCGGAGAGGAAGTTGCGCCTCTGTGTTTCTAGCCGCCGGGAGTGGTTATGTGGCTTCCGAGATCACTGCCAGAGCTCCGGGCTGAGcttctgccacttgagaccctgCTGCCGTCGCCGAAAAACTTTGCCAGAAAGGGTTTTAATTGTGGTTTCTGTCCTTTTTAAATTCCGAGAATACTATAGTCACTGCATGTTGGTTTCAGTTGTCGTGATCATAATTTGTCGCCGCTGCCGCTTGAAGTGGCTGCCGGGCTACCATCGAACCGGCCCGGAAACCGCCactgtttcggttcagccgtcCTTTCTTATTTTCG gatatgggcgcagaagtcacgaagagtttatttag
- the LOC112707366 gene encoding uncharacterized protein produces MDKTWILKSRDSIEYRRGLNKFLDFAFAIASSDNMIKCPCPQCGFQFMQTREDAYDHLLIKPFPAGYTLWLCHGEKPAEESSTCTPIVEKPTPKVNPYLQMVHEAFNFTMPPRSEETITTDPVEDDDIELPYLYDGPSREAQDFADLLADGAEELYPSCSKYSKLSFLVKLYHIKCMCGVSDKAMSMILDLLWDAFEQPKFLSTLYEAKKTIRKLGIKYKKVDACPNDCMLYRGEDEDTTKCKQCGTSRWKQKTQKGSVTKLKIPVSKNRKPLPAKTLRYFPLIPQLQRLFMCSKTSSDMLCHKEAANNDGYLRHPRDAEAWKDFDAKVGKLSEWNTYNGLAYPTCNVDAKAQRLTFSQKWCYTGHRCFLNQGHKYRVDRIRFDGQVESRDPPKKYSGTDVLRQQCNMQVSLEKNSTLTAKRRCIGDDADQDDSYWKKMSVFFELLYWKDHMLRHNLDVMHIEKNICDNVVFTILNDSVKSKDNLKSRKDLQSMSIRP; encoded by the exons ATGGACAAAACTTGGATTCTTAAGTCACGAGATAGCATAGAATATAGACGAGGACTTAATAAGTTCCTAGACTTTGCATTTGCGATTGCATCGTCGGATAACATGATAAAGTGTCCATGCCCTCAATGTGGGTTTCAATTTATGCAAACAAGAGAGGATGCGTACGACCACCTGTTGATAAAGCCCTTTCCTGCTGGCTATACTTTGTGGTTGTGTCATGGTGAGAAACCAGCTGAGGAGAGCTCTACTTGCACACCGATAGTTGAGAAACCTACACCCAAGGTGAATCCATATCTTCAAATGGTGCACGAGGCATTTAACTTCACAATGCCTCCTAGAAGTGAGGAGACCATAACAACGGATCCTGTAGAAGACGATGATATAGAGTTGCCGTACTTGTACGATGGTCCAAGTCGCGAGGCACAGGATTTTGCCGATCTTCTTGCGGATGGAGCAGAGGAATTATATCCCAGCTGCTCGAAATACTCAAAATTGTCTTTCCTAGTGAAGCTTTATCACATTAAGTGTATGTGTGGTGTGAGTGACAAGGCTATGTCGATGATTTTGGACTTATTGTGGGATGCATTTGAGCAACCCAAATTCCTGTCTACTTTGTATGAAGCCAAGAAAACTATCCGAAAGTTGGGGATTAAGTACAAAAAGGTAGATGCATGCCCGAATGATTGCATGTTGTATCGGGGTGAAGATGAGGACACGACCAAATGCAAGCAGTGTGGGACTTCACGATGGAAGCAGAAGACGCAAAAGGGTTCCGTTACGAAACTCAAAATACCTGTCAGCAAAAACAGAAAGCCTCTCCCAGCAAAGACTCTCCGTTACTTTCCTCTTATACCACAACTGCAACGGTTATTCATGTGTAGCAAAACTTCATCAGACATGTTATGTCATAAAGAGGCAGCTAATAACGATGGGTACTTGAGGCATCCAAGGGACGCTGAAGCATGGAAAGACTTTGATGCAAA GGTTGGGAAATTATCTGAGTGGAACACGTACAATGGGTTAGCTTATCCCACGTGTAACGTGGACGCTAAGGCTCAGCGACTAACATTCAGTCAAAAATGGTGTTACACGGGCCATCGCTGCTTCTTGAATCAGGGCCATAAATATAGAGTAGACCGGATTAGATTTGACGGACAAGTTGAAAGTAGAGATCCACCAAAGAAGTATTCTGGAACAGATGTCTTAAGGCAGCAGTGTAACATGCAAGTATCGCTTGAGAAGAACTCAACTCTAACAGCCAAAAGAAGATGCATTGGTGATGATGCAGATCAAGATGACTCGTATTGGAAAAAGATGAGTGTGTTCTTTGAACTCCTGTACTGGAAGGATCACATGTTGCGTCATAACCTTGACGTGATGCATATAGAAAAGAACATTTGTGACAATGTGGTCTTCACTATCTTAAACGATAGCGTCAAATCAAAAGATAATCTTAAATCTCGCAAAGATTTACAAAGCATGAGCATAAGGCCTTAA